A region from the Clavibacter sp. A6099 genome encodes:
- a CDS encoding class II 3-deoxy-7-phosphoheptulonate synthase: MASEHLVPAHPDVLAGLDHWRTLEVKQQPQWPDAAAVHAASAEIALLPPLVFAGEVDLLRSRLAAAADGRAFLLQGGDCAETFAGATADAIRNRVKTVLQMAVVLTYGAAMPVVKMGRMAGQFAKPRSSDSETRGDLTLPAYRGDIVNGYDFTPESRAADPARLVKGYHTAASTLNLIRAFTQGGFADLREVHSWNKGFAANPANQRYEQLARDIDRAIKFMEAAGADFDDLKRVEFYTGHEGLLMDYERPMTRIDSRTGTPYNTSAHFIWIGERTRDLDGAHVDFLSRVRNPLGVKLGPSTTPDTVHELIEKLDPDREPGRLTFITRMGAGRIRDALPPLLEAVKASDANPLWVTDPMHGNGLTTPTGYKTRRFDDVVDEVQGFFQAHRAAGTHPGGIHIELTGDDVTECLGGSEHIDEATLATRYESLCDPRLNHMQSLELAFLVAEELAAARS; the protein is encoded by the coding sequence GTGGCCTCTGAGCACCTCGTCCCCGCCCATCCCGACGTCCTCGCGGGCCTCGACCACTGGCGCACCCTCGAGGTCAAGCAGCAGCCGCAGTGGCCGGATGCCGCGGCCGTCCATGCCGCGTCCGCCGAGATCGCCCTGCTGCCGCCCCTGGTCTTCGCCGGCGAGGTCGACCTCCTGCGCTCGCGCCTCGCCGCCGCCGCCGACGGACGCGCGTTCCTCCTCCAGGGCGGCGACTGCGCCGAGACCTTCGCGGGCGCCACGGCCGACGCCATCCGCAACCGCGTGAAGACCGTGCTCCAGATGGCCGTGGTCCTCACCTACGGCGCGGCCATGCCCGTGGTGAAGATGGGCCGCATGGCGGGCCAGTTCGCCAAGCCCCGCTCGAGCGACTCCGAGACGCGCGGCGACCTGACGCTGCCGGCGTACCGCGGCGACATCGTCAACGGCTACGACTTCACGCCCGAGTCGCGCGCCGCGGATCCCGCGCGCCTCGTGAAGGGGTACCACACGGCCGCATCGACCCTGAACCTCATCCGCGCCTTCACGCAGGGCGGCTTCGCCGACCTCCGCGAGGTGCACAGCTGGAACAAGGGCTTCGCCGCGAATCCGGCGAACCAGCGCTACGAGCAGCTCGCGCGCGACATCGATCGCGCCATCAAGTTCATGGAGGCCGCGGGCGCGGACTTCGACGACCTCAAGCGCGTCGAGTTCTACACCGGCCACGAGGGCCTCCTCATGGACTACGAGCGGCCCATGACGCGCATCGACTCGCGCACCGGCACGCCGTACAACACCTCGGCGCACTTCATCTGGATCGGGGAGCGCACGCGCGACCTCGACGGGGCGCACGTCGACTTCCTGTCGCGCGTGCGCAACCCGCTGGGCGTCAAGCTCGGGCCGTCGACGACGCCGGATACGGTGCACGAGCTCATCGAGAAGCTCGACCCGGACCGCGAGCCCGGCCGCCTCACCTTCATCACGCGCATGGGCGCCGGCAGGATCCGCGACGCCCTGCCGCCCCTGCTCGAGGCGGTGAAGGCGTCGGACGCGAACCCCCTCTGGGTCACCGACCCCATGCACGGCAACGGCCTCACCACGCCCACCGGCTACAAGACGCGGCGCTTCGACGACGTCGTCGACGAGGTGCAGGGCTTCTTCCAGGCGCACCGGGCGGCGGGCACGCATCCCGGCGGCATCCACATCGAGCTCACCGGCGACGACGTCACCGAGTGCCTGGGCGGATCCGAGCACATCGACGAGGCGACGCTGGCCACCCGCTACGAGTCGCTGTGCGACCCGCGGCTCAACCACATGCAGAGCCTCGAGCTCGCGTTCCTCGTGGCCGAGGAGCTGGCCGCCGCGCGCAGCTGA
- a CDS encoding lysophospholipid acyltransferase family protein, whose product MFYWFMKNLVAGPLLRSTFRPWVTGIENIPAKGGVILASNHLSFIDSVFLPLLVDRNLVFLAKSDYFTGTGLKGWATKMFFTATGMLPIDRSGGKASEASLNTGLRVLAEGRMLGIYPEGTRSPDGRMYRGRTGVARMILEGDVPVVPIAMIDTEKVMPIGTRIPKVRRIGVVIGEPLDFSRFAGLEGDRFILRSITDEIMYELSRLSGQEYVDVYATSVKEKRASAAR is encoded by the coding sequence ATGTTCTACTGGTTCATGAAGAACCTGGTCGCCGGACCCCTCCTCCGGAGCACGTTCCGGCCCTGGGTCACGGGGATCGAGAACATCCCCGCCAAGGGCGGCGTCATCCTCGCGAGCAACCACCTGTCCTTCATCGACTCGGTGTTCCTCCCGCTGCTGGTGGACCGCAACCTCGTCTTCCTCGCCAAGAGCGACTACTTCACGGGAACCGGCCTCAAGGGCTGGGCCACCAAGATGTTCTTCACGGCCACGGGCATGCTCCCCATCGACCGCTCCGGCGGCAAGGCATCCGAGGCGTCCCTCAACACCGGCCTCCGCGTGCTCGCCGAGGGCCGCATGCTCGGCATCTACCCCGAGGGCACCCGCAGCCCCGACGGCCGCATGTACCGCGGCCGCACCGGCGTCGCCCGCATGATCCTCGAGGGCGACGTCCCGGTCGTCCCGATCGCGATGATCGACACCGAGAAGGTCATGCCCATCGGCACCCGCATCCCGAAGGTCCGCCGGATTGGTGTGGTCATCGGCGAGCCGCTAGATTTCAGTAGGTTCGCCGGCCTCGAGGGAGACCGCTTCATCCTCCGCTCCATCACCGACGAGATCATGTACGAGCTCTCGAGGCTGAGCGGCCAGGAGTACGTCGACGTCTATGCGACCTCGGTCAAGGAGAAGCGCGCGAGCGCGGCCCGCTGA
- a CDS encoding ROK family glucokinase has protein sequence MHAIGIDIGGTKIAGAVVDELGVIAAEERTPTEASSPDAIVEAVVGMVERLRALHPDVVAVGVAAAGFIDAAQSTVYYAPNINWRNEPVREKLRGRIDLPIVIENDANAAGWAEFRYGAGRLVSDMVTLTIGTGVGGAIVADDRLFRGGFGAGAELGHMRVVPDGLPCGCGARGCIEQYGSGRALLRTADELADLGGTHGEGLAARRREVGTLTGHDVSDLIQAGDPGALLALRRLGGWLGEAAASIGAILDPQMFVIGGGVAQAGDLLLDPIREAYLAHLPARGYHPEPEFRIAELVNDAGVVGAADLARRHAAALHHGA, from the coding sequence GTGCATGCAATAGGGATCGACATCGGCGGGACCAAGATCGCGGGAGCCGTGGTCGACGAGCTCGGCGTCATCGCGGCGGAGGAGCGCACGCCCACGGAGGCGAGCAGCCCGGACGCGATCGTCGAGGCCGTCGTCGGCATGGTCGAGCGGCTCCGCGCCCTGCACCCCGACGTCGTCGCGGTCGGCGTCGCGGCGGCCGGCTTCATCGACGCCGCGCAGTCCACCGTCTACTACGCCCCGAACATCAACTGGCGCAACGAGCCGGTGCGCGAGAAGCTGCGCGGCCGGATCGACCTCCCCATCGTCATCGAGAACGACGCGAACGCCGCCGGCTGGGCCGAGTTCCGCTACGGCGCTGGCCGCCTCGTCAGCGACATGGTGACCCTCACCATCGGCACGGGCGTCGGCGGCGCGATCGTCGCGGACGACCGCCTGTTCCGCGGCGGCTTCGGCGCGGGCGCGGAGCTCGGCCACATGCGCGTGGTGCCCGACGGCCTGCCCTGCGGCTGCGGCGCCCGCGGCTGCATCGAGCAGTACGGATCCGGCCGCGCGCTCCTGCGCACCGCCGACGAGCTGGCCGACCTCGGCGGAACGCACGGCGAGGGACTCGCCGCCCGCCGCCGCGAGGTGGGCACGCTCACCGGCCACGACGTCAGCGACCTCATCCAGGCCGGCGACCCCGGCGCCCTCCTCGCCCTCCGCCGCCTGGGCGGCTGGCTCGGCGAGGCGGCCGCGAGCATCGGCGCGATCCTCGATCCCCAGATGTTCGTGATCGGCGGCGGCGTCGCGCAGGCGGGCGACCTGCTGCTCGACCCGATCCGCGAGGCCTACCTCGCGCACCTCCCGGCCCGCGGCTACCACCCGGAGCCGGAGTTCCGCATCGCCGAGCTCGTCAACGACGCCGGCGTCGTCGGCGCGGCGGACCTCGCCCGTCGCCACGCCGCCGCGTTGCACCACGGGGCCTGA
- a CDS encoding AMP-dependent synthetase/ligase, whose product MEQHTMPAVVEARPDDNITDVLVHRVRTSPDAPLFALPDGTGGWSDVSAAEFHRQVVALAKGLVVAGIEPGERIGMMCRTRYEWTLVDFAVFFAGAVLVPVYETSSPGQVHWNMQDSGAVAMILESADHFARFDEVHPELPAVRRVWQIDLGDLDKLAEQGVDVPDAEIERRRNIAVGSDMATLIYTSGTTGRPKGCILTHANFVELSRNAEVAMEEVVQVGASTLLFITTAHVFARFISILNVQAGVKTGHQADTAQLLPALASFKPTFLLAVPRVFEKVYNSSEQKAEGAGRGKVFRKAAEVAYAHSVAVDAGSVPLALKLQYKLFDALVYSKIRQAMGGRVRFAVSGSAPLGLRLGHFYRSLGLTILEGYGLTETTAPVSVNLVKGFRIGTVGPALPGVSTRITDEGEIEVKGVNVFDGYWQDEEATAAVFDDGWFRTGDLGSYDADGYLTITGRKKEIIVTAGGKNVAPAALEDPIRANPLVGQVVVAGDRRPFISALITLDPEMLKVWLANNGQDAAMTLEQASQNPAVLAEVQRAVDAANATVSRAESIRKFVVLPVELTEAAGHLTPKLSIKRQVVLDAFADVITRIYEAAPTTEGHSLVH is encoded by the coding sequence GTGGAACAGCACACCATGCCCGCCGTCGTCGAGGCGAGACCCGACGACAACATCACCGACGTCCTGGTGCACCGCGTGAGGACGAGCCCCGACGCTCCGCTCTTCGCGCTGCCGGACGGGACCGGGGGATGGAGCGACGTGTCGGCTGCCGAGTTCCACCGCCAGGTCGTCGCCCTCGCCAAGGGCCTCGTGGTCGCCGGGATCGAGCCGGGCGAGCGCATCGGCATGATGTGCCGGACCCGCTACGAGTGGACGCTCGTCGACTTCGCGGTCTTCTTCGCGGGCGCCGTCCTCGTGCCCGTCTACGAGACCTCCTCCCCCGGCCAGGTGCACTGGAACATGCAGGACTCCGGCGCGGTCGCGATGATCCTCGAGTCGGCCGACCACTTCGCGCGCTTCGACGAGGTGCACCCGGAGCTGCCGGCGGTGCGTCGCGTCTGGCAGATCGACCTCGGCGACCTGGACAAGCTCGCCGAGCAGGGCGTCGACGTGCCGGATGCCGAGATCGAGCGTCGCCGCAACATCGCGGTCGGCTCGGACATGGCGACGCTCATCTACACGTCGGGCACCACTGGCCGACCCAAGGGCTGCATCCTCACGCACGCCAACTTCGTCGAGCTCTCGCGCAACGCCGAGGTCGCGATGGAGGAGGTCGTGCAGGTCGGCGCGTCCACGCTGCTGTTCATCACGACGGCGCACGTGTTCGCGCGCTTCATCTCGATCCTCAACGTGCAGGCGGGCGTGAAGACCGGGCACCAGGCCGACACCGCGCAGCTGCTGCCCGCGCTCGCGTCCTTCAAGCCGACGTTCCTCCTCGCGGTGCCGCGCGTGTTCGAGAAGGTCTACAACTCCTCGGAGCAGAAGGCCGAGGGTGCCGGCCGCGGGAAGGTCTTCCGCAAGGCCGCCGAGGTCGCGTACGCGCACTCGGTCGCCGTCGACGCCGGCTCCGTGCCGCTCGCGCTGAAGCTCCAGTACAAGCTCTTCGACGCGCTCGTGTACTCCAAGATCCGGCAGGCGATGGGCGGGCGCGTGCGCTTCGCCGTCAGCGGATCCGCGCCCCTCGGCCTCCGGCTCGGGCACTTCTACCGGTCGCTCGGCCTCACGATCCTCGAGGGCTACGGGCTCACGGAGACGACGGCGCCCGTGAGCGTGAACCTCGTGAAGGGCTTCCGGATCGGCACCGTCGGCCCCGCGCTCCCGGGCGTCTCCACGCGGATCACCGACGAGGGCGAGATCGAGGTGAAGGGCGTCAACGTCTTCGACGGGTACTGGCAGGACGAGGAGGCGACCGCGGCCGTCTTCGACGACGGCTGGTTCCGCACGGGCGACCTCGGGAGCTACGACGCGGACGGCTACCTCACGATCACGGGCCGCAAGAAGGAGATCATCGTCACGGCCGGCGGCAAGAACGTCGCCCCGGCCGCGCTCGAGGACCCCATCCGCGCGAACCCGCTCGTCGGGCAGGTCGTGGTGGCGGGCGACCGGAGGCCGTTCATCTCGGCGCTCATCACGCTGGATCCCGAGATGCTCAAGGTCTGGCTGGCGAACAACGGCCAGGATGCCGCGATGACGCTCGAGCAGGCGTCGCAGAACCCGGCGGTGCTCGCCGAGGTGCAGCGCGCCGTCGACGCCGCGAACGCGACCGTGTCGCGCGCGGAGTCCATCCGGAAGTTCGTCGTGCTGCCGGTGGAGCTCACCGAGGCGGCCGGGCACCTGACGCCGAAGCTCAGCATCAAGCGCCAGGTCGTGCTG